The following proteins come from a genomic window of Streptococcus pneumoniae:
- the relB gene encoding type II toxin-antitoxin system RelB family antitoxin has translation MTTITLKVSEADKTFMKAMAKFEGVSLSELIRTKTLEALEDEYDARVANLAYQEYLEDLEKGVEPITWEEMMHDLGLKDE, from the coding sequence ATGACTACTATTACATTAAAAGTTTCTGAAGCTGATAAAACATTTATGAAAGCAATGGCTAAGTTTGAAGGAGTTTCCCTTTCGGAACTTATTCGCACCAAAACTCTTGAAGCCCTAGAAGATGAATACGATGCTCGTGTGGCAAATTTAGCCTATCAAGAGTATTTAGAAGACTTGGAAAAAGGAGTTGAACCCATTACTTGGGAAGAAATGATGCATGATTTAGGCTTGAAGGATGAATAA
- a CDS encoding potassium channel family protein, which produces MKKKCFFADYYDTTIILLALISVILVLLGFAEMIDLDNPPYSIIDLVIWGVFVIDYSWRFFITKRKWRFILENIFDLLAILPLNAIFTVFRLGRIFRLVKLTKLLKLTRLLRIIGLIGKLERKISRFLRTNGLIYILYVNIFIVLVGSSILSVVEEKSFSDSLWWALVTVTTVGYGDVVPTSIFGKWLAVLLMLVGIGTIGMLTSTLTNFFVKDNPDEQIKLDKLKDELSSQRILIEKQSEKIEELH; this is translated from the coding sequence TTGAAGAAAAAATGCTTTTTTGCAGATTATTATGATACAACAATTATTTTACTTGCTTTAATCTCTGTTATTCTGGTATTACTTGGATTTGCTGAGATGATTGATTTGGACAATCCGCCTTATAGTATTATTGATTTAGTAATCTGGGGTGTTTTTGTAATTGATTATAGTTGGCGCTTTTTTATTACTAAAAGAAAATGGCGCTTTATTCTTGAAAATATTTTTGATTTATTGGCTATTCTCCCTTTAAATGCTATTTTCACAGTTTTTCGATTAGGGCGTATCTTTCGTTTAGTTAAACTAACAAAATTACTGAAACTGACTCGTTTACTTAGAATAATTGGACTTATAGGTAAATTAGAAAGAAAAATTAGTAGATTCTTACGGACAAATGGCCTGATTTATATCTTATATGTTAATATCTTTATTGTTCTAGTAGGGAGTTCGATTTTATCCGTTGTTGAAGAAAAATCCTTCTCAGATAGTCTCTGGTGGGCTCTTGTGACGGTAACTACTGTTGGTTATGGTGATGTTGTTCCTACTTCAATTTTTGGTAAATGGTTAGCTGTCTTATTAATGCTTGTCGGTATTGGGACAATAGGAATGTTAACGAGTACCTTGACGAACTTTTTTGTAAAGGATAATCCAGATGAACAGATAAAACTTGATAAACTCAAAGACGAATTATCGAGCCAAAGAATATTAATAGAGAAACAATCTGAAAAAATCGAAGAACTACATTGA
- a CDS encoding MBL fold metallo-hydrolase → MSEIGFKYSILASGSSGNSFYLETSKNKLLVDAGLSGKKITSLLAEINRKPEDLDAILITHEHSDHIHGVGVLARKYGMDLYANEKTWQAMENSKYLGKVDSSQKHIFEMGKTKTFGDIDIESFGVSHDAVAPQFYRFMKDDKSFVLLTDTGYVSDRMAGIVENADGYLIEANHDVEILRSGSYAWRLKQRILSDLGHLSNEDGAEAMIRTLGNRTKKIYLGHLSKENNIKELAHMTMVNQLAQADLGVGVDFKVYDTSPDTATPLTEI, encoded by the coding sequence ATGAGTGAAATAGGCTTTAAATACAGTATTTTAGCGTCGGGTTCCAGTGGAAATTCTTTTTATCTGGAAACCTCAAAAAATAAGCTTTTAGTAGATGCAGGCTTGTCTGGCAAGAAAATTACCAGTCTGCTAGCTGAAATTAACCGTAAGCCAGAAGACCTGGATGCCATCTTGATTACCCATGAGCATTCAGATCATATCCATGGAGTAGGCGTTTTGGCTCGCAAGTATGGTATGGATCTTTATGCCAATGAAAAGACCTGGCAAGCTATGGAAAATAGTAAATATCTTGGCAAGGTGGATTCTTCGCAAAAGCATATTTTTGAAATGGGTAAAACCAAAACCTTTGGAGATATCGACATCGAGAGTTTTGGTGTAAGCCATGATGCAGTCGCACCGCAGTTCTATCGCTTTATGAAGGATGATAAGAGTTTTGTCCTTTTGACAGATACAGGTTATGTCAGTGACCGTATGGCGGGCATTGTCGAAAATGCGGATGGCTATCTTATCGAGGCCAACCATGATGTAGAGATTTTGCGATCAGGTTCTTACGCTTGGCGACTCAAACAACGAATCCTATCTGACCTTGGTCACCTTTCTAACGAGGACGGTGCTGAAGCTATGATTCGGACGCTAGGAAATCGTACTAAGAAGATTTACCTTGGGCATTTATCTAAGGAAAATAATATCAAGGAACTGGCTCATATGACCATGGTCAATCAGCTGGCTCAAGCTGATCTGGGAGTCGGAGTAGACTTTAAGGTTTATGATACCTCACCAGATACCGCAACACCATTGACAGAGATATAA
- the vicK gene encoding cell wall metabolism sensor histidine kinase VicK, whose protein sequence is MLDLLKQTIFTRDFIFILILLGFILVVTLLLLENRRDNIQLKQINQKVKDLIAGDYSKVLDMQGGSEITNITNNLNDLSEVIRLTQENLEQESKRLNSILFYMTDGVLATNRRGQIIMINDTAKKQLGLVKEDVLNRSILELLKIEENYELRDLITQSPELLLDSQDINGEYLNLRVRFALIRRESGFISGLVAVLHDTTEQEKEERERRLFVSNVSHELRTPLTSVKSYLEALDEGALCETVAPDFIKVSLDETNRMMRMVTDLLHLSRIDNATSHLDVELINFTAFITFILNRFDKMKGQEKEKKYELVRDYPINSIWMEIDTDKMTQVVDNILNNAIKYSPDGGKITVRMKTTEDQMILSISDHGLGIPKQDLPRIFDRFYRVDRARSRAQGGTGLGLSIAKEIIKQHKGFIWAKSEYGKGSTFTIVLPYDKDAVKEEVWEDEVED, encoded by the coding sequence ATGCTTGATTTACTGAAACAAACCATTTTTACCAGAGATTTTATCTTTATCCTGATTTTGTTAGGTTTCATCCTTGTTGTGACCCTCTTATTACTGGAAAATAGACGTGATAATATTCAGTTGAAGCAAATCAATCAAAAGGTTAAAGATTTGATTGCAGGAGATTATTCCAAGGTTCTTGATATGCAAGGTGGGTCTGAAATCACCAATATTACCAATAATTTGAATGACTTGTCGGAGGTTATTCGTCTCACTCAGGAAAATCTAGAACAAGAGAGTAAGAGGCTAAATAGTATTCTGTTTTATATGACAGATGGGGTTCTTGCGACCAACCGTCGGGGTCAGATTATCATGATTAACGATACAGCCAAGAAGCAACTGGGGTTGGTTAAGGAAGATGTTCTGAATAGAAGCATTTTGGAATTGCTCAAGATAGAAGAAAACTATGAATTGCGTGATTTGATTACCCAAAGTCCAGAATTGTTGCTAGATTCCCAAGATATCAATGGTGAATATTTGAACCTTCGAGTTCGCTTTGCCTTGATACGTCGAGAGTCTGGCTTTATTTCAGGTTTGGTGGCTGTTTTGCATGATACGACGGAGCAGGAGAAGGAAGAACGCGAACGAAGACTCTTTGTTTCCAATGTTAGCCATGAGTTACGGACTCCTCTGACTAGCGTAAAATCCTATCTTGAAGCCTTGGATGAGGGGGCTTTGTGTGAAACTGTAGCACCAGACTTTATCAAGGTTTCTCTTGATGAGACCAACCGTATGATGCGCATGGTGACGGATCTCCTCCATCTTTCACGTATTGATAATGCTACCAGTCACCTAGATGTGGAACTGATTAACTTCACTGCTTTTATTACCTTTATCCTCAATCGTTTTGACAAGATGAAAGGACAGGAAAAGGAGAAAAAATATGAGTTGGTGAGAGATTATCCCATCAATTCTATCTGGATGGAAATTGATACAGATAAGATGACGCAGGTTGTCGACAATATTTTAAATAATGCTATTAAATATTCGCCAGATGGGGGTAAAATCACTGTCAGAATGAAGACAACTGAAGACCAGATGATTTTATCCATTTCTGACCACGGTTTGGGGATTCCTAAGCAGGATTTACCACGTATCTTTGACCGTTTCTATCGTGTGGATCGTGCTAGAAGTCGTGCACAAGGTGGTACAGGTCTAGGACTGTCTATCGCTAAAGAAATTATCAAACAACATAAGGGCTTTATTTGGGCCAAGAGTGAATACGGCAAGGGTTCAACCTTTACCATTGTGCTCCCTTATGATAAGGATGCAGTGAAAGAAGAAGTATGGGAGGATGAAGTAGAAGACTAG
- a CDS encoding type II toxin-antitoxin system RelE family toxin: MYKLVPTRRFIKQLKKLDRYTQKLITNYLQTNVLEGPRRHGKALVGNRVGQWRYRIGNYRVIVQIVDDELVVATLEVGHRRDIY; encoded by the coding sequence TTGTATAAATTAGTTCCAACAAGACGTTTTATCAAGCAATTGAAAAAATTGGACCGTTATACGCAGAAGCTAATTACAAACTATTTACAAACCAATGTTTTGGAAGGCCCAAGACGACACGGAAAGGCTTTGGTTGGTAATCGCGTTGGTCAATGGCGCTATAGAATTGGTAATTATCGAGTTATCGTACAAATTGTAGATGATGAATTAGTCGTTGCTACTCTAGAAGTTGGTCATCGGAGAGATATTTATTGA